One segment of Rhodopirellula baltica SH 1 DNA contains the following:
- a CDS encoding AI-2E family transporter: MNTPAKDNEIDSSIDHRAGLISMRICAVMLVLYALYYARSLVIPVATAIVLYLTLRPIVRHAKRIGVPSPVGAIGIIAGILLTLGLGTYLVLEPAKETIGAAPQHLAVAKQKLSFITDRLKDVDQATEELAETEDVAAGEVASEKPVPVEIKQPTWTSGWSYLSGTGNVVSFLTICIALLYFLLATGDDLLRSVMRSLPNFSSRRKLVEVIENVQEGLGSYLAQVSAINAGLGVCVAVVMWMLGMPSPIMWGVMAFAFNFIPIVGAIAGALIIFFVALLNFEPTYYAFVVTLAFMTLTSLEGQFITPAILGRSMSMSPVLVFLSIVVWGWMWGIMGVFLSVPILIAARMACEGYEDLRPLAMILGAEIPEPEKPKEASENDASASNADSAKKHVQHENIPSSHTPITQSVSQ, encoded by the coding sequence GTGAATACACCCGCTAAAGACAATGAGATCGATTCGTCAATCGATCATCGCGCCGGACTCATCTCCATGCGAATCTGCGCTGTCATGCTGGTGTTGTACGCGTTGTATTACGCTCGATCGTTGGTGATTCCCGTTGCAACTGCCATCGTTCTTTACCTGACTCTCCGGCCAATCGTTCGCCATGCCAAACGCATCGGTGTCCCCTCACCGGTCGGAGCGATCGGAATCATTGCCGGGATCTTGTTGACACTCGGTTTGGGAACTTACTTGGTTCTCGAACCCGCCAAAGAAACGATCGGTGCGGCTCCTCAGCATTTGGCAGTGGCGAAGCAGAAGTTGTCATTCATCACCGATCGATTGAAGGACGTCGATCAAGCGACAGAAGAGCTCGCTGAAACGGAGGACGTCGCGGCGGGAGAAGTCGCGAGTGAGAAGCCCGTGCCCGTCGAAATCAAGCAACCGACTTGGACGAGCGGTTGGTCCTATCTGAGCGGGACGGGCAATGTGGTTTCGTTTCTGACGATTTGCATCGCATTGTTGTACTTTCTGCTCGCCACGGGTGATGACTTGTTGCGGAGCGTGATGCGTTCTTTGCCTAACTTTTCTTCCCGTCGAAAATTGGTCGAGGTGATTGAAAACGTGCAGGAAGGTTTAGGCAGTTACCTCGCTCAGGTCTCGGCCATCAACGCGGGACTCGGTGTTTGTGTTGCTGTTGTGATGTGGATGCTGGGAATGCCGTCGCCCATCATGTGGGGAGTCATGGCGTTTGCTTTCAACTTCATTCCGATTGTCGGAGCCATCGCGGGCGCGTTGATCATTTTCTTTGTCGCGCTGTTGAATTTCGAACCCACTTATTACGCCTTTGTTGTGACGCTCGCCTTCATGACTCTGACATCGCTTGAGGGACAATTCATCACGCCGGCCATCTTGGGACGTTCAATGAGCATGAGCCCGGTCCTGGTGTTTTTGTCGATCGTCGTTTGGGGCTGGATGTGGGGGATCATGGGCGTCTTCCTGAGCGTCCCCATTTTGATCGCCGCTCGAATGGCCTGCGAAGGTTATGAAGATCTACGGCCGTTGGCGATGATTCTTGGCGCGGAGATTCCTGAGCCAGAGAAACCCAAAGAAGCGTCCGAGAATGACGCTTCCGCTTCGAACGCCGATTCGGCAAAGAAGCATGTTCAACACGAAAACATTCCCTCTTCACACACTCCTATCACACAATCAGTCAGTCAATGA
- a CDS encoding alpha/beta hydrolase — protein sequence MAIAIDESALNTPNGRQLHCRRAGPSSAELTFVVVHGLGEHSGCYDDFVDRMQALDRGVVIYDQHGHGQSPGARGDAPSFDTLVDDIAVALEFAAKQFPRAELVLLGHSMGGNLVLNHLLGRDHEYVKRAIVTNPMILPPNPPTRPQAFAAWLTGKLIPHIRVSASIEPTQLTQDTEALRELAEDDLMHEKLSIGIGSQLVNHGIWLTDHAKELNVKLLVLTGEEDELCDSETTDEFVASAGRRCHRVSFDGLRHSLLIEDEREQVYDAIETWLLDTASLSIE from the coding sequence ATGGCCATTGCAATCGACGAATCAGCACTCAACACTCCCAACGGACGTCAACTGCACTGTCGCCGTGCCGGGCCATCATCCGCTGAGCTTACCTTCGTGGTCGTTCACGGATTGGGTGAGCACTCCGGGTGCTACGATGACTTCGTCGATCGCATGCAGGCACTGGATCGTGGTGTGGTCATTTATGATCAGCATGGGCACGGTCAAAGTCCCGGTGCCCGCGGCGACGCTCCCAGCTTTGACACATTGGTCGACGATATCGCAGTCGCCCTCGAATTCGCCGCGAAGCAATTCCCACGAGCGGAACTCGTGTTGCTGGGACATAGCATGGGCGGAAACCTGGTGTTGAATCACCTGCTTGGCCGCGATCATGAATATGTGAAGCGAGCCATCGTTACCAATCCGATGATCCTGCCGCCGAATCCTCCCACGCGTCCGCAAGCCTTCGCGGCGTGGTTGACTGGCAAACTCATCCCACACATTCGCGTTTCCGCGTCAATCGAACCAACGCAATTGACGCAGGACACCGAGGCACTGCGTGAACTCGCGGAGGACGATTTGATGCACGAAAAGCTGTCGATTGGAATTGGCAGTCAGCTGGTCAACCATGGCATTTGGTTGACCGACCATGCGAAAGAGCTGAATGTCAAACTGCTGGTGCTGACCGGTGAGGAAGACGAGCTTTGCGATTCGGAAACTACGGACGAATTCGTTGCCAGCGCCGGCCGACGATGCCATCGTGTCTCCTTTGACGGCCTGCGTCATTCATTGCTGATCGAGGACGAACGCGAACAGGTTTACGACGCAATCGAAACCTGGTTGCTCGACACTGCCTCGCTCAGCATTGAATAG
- a CDS encoding putative zinc-binding metallopeptidase has protein sequence MIPPLDNSESVQRWARMESAKRRLLLQLEDLGLPPYVADTQMTHPLLFEFLENTVDKKGKPKKVITGHQNGLITINLAEADSVHRERLRVKLGEPQRTLIGHMRHEVGHYIDWAWASRVAPDEYHALFGDPDSVDYGEAMKKHYEVGAPANWADNHVSAYATMHPWEDFAETVNVYLDIMAIATTSNELAGRNLDLSASADHRELVNSVLQIVLEVSEYNFDLGLAPLLPERLPPAVLDKLAYVHDLRSKVAPEIAEQTAVAN, from the coding sequence GTGATTCCGCCACTCGACAATTCTGAAAGTGTTCAGCGTTGGGCGAGAATGGAATCCGCAAAGCGGCGGTTGCTGTTGCAGTTGGAAGATCTGGGATTGCCTCCCTACGTCGCGGATACACAGATGACTCATCCACTTTTGTTTGAGTTTTTGGAAAACACCGTGGACAAAAAGGGCAAGCCGAAGAAGGTGATCACGGGACACCAAAATGGTTTGATCACAATCAACTTGGCCGAAGCTGACAGTGTGCATCGGGAACGATTGCGAGTGAAGCTCGGAGAGCCACAACGCACGCTGATCGGGCACATGAGGCACGAGGTTGGTCACTACATCGATTGGGCTTGGGCCAGTCGAGTTGCGCCCGACGAATACCACGCCCTCTTTGGTGATCCCGATTCGGTTGATTATGGAGAAGCGATGAAGAAGCACTACGAGGTGGGAGCACCGGCCAATTGGGCCGACAACCACGTCAGTGCCTATGCGACGATGCACCCTTGGGAAGACTTCGCTGAGACGGTAAATGTTTATCTGGACATCATGGCGATCGCGACAACTTCGAACGAATTGGCCGGTCGCAATCTAGATCTATCCGCCAGTGCTGATCATCGAGAATTGGTGAATTCGGTGCTGCAAATTGTGCTTGAAGTCAGCGAATACAACTTTGACTTGGGGCTTGCTCCCTTGTTGCCGGAACGCTTACCGCCTGCGGTGCTAGACAAGCTGGCCTATGTCCATGATCTGCGAAGTAAGGTTGCTCCGGAGATAGCGGAGCAGACCGCGGTAGCGAACTGA
- a CDS encoding prenyltransferase/squalene oxidase repeat-containing protein has product MFVSSVAISKLRNPAPSRERASRSPRWSESTRPASPQGAEQDQSSEENPRSFHALISRLRIWGRETLTEMPSWLVSMVVHLTLLLVLALIGRSTSKVGQIELLFRQSSESSSMELAEFTIAAAAPLESFERSMEEERIATTQLVSIDVIDAEAEMFSLVPKLDASLFDPVVASTGQLDKSNKMFQGRSGTMKERLLRIYGGDETTEDAVAAGLVWLKRQQLRNGSWSLHGPYANGARGENQISATAMAMLAFMGAGSTHRGGQYQRELLRAARWLVANQDDQGFLAGSTMGHERMYSQAQATIVLCELYAMTGDSWIRPYSQSACDFAVASQSRQGGWRYQPRRDSDTSVTGWFVMGLKSGDAGGLEVDPSIWPKIERYFDSVSQGYSGGYSYMPNVAASPSMTAEGVLCHQYLGRHRNMPGMVQSLGSLVENHPINTREADVYYWYYATQALHHYGGPLWKQWNEKMKATLPARQEKQGRERGSWSPTGDAWGSYAGRLYTTCLSIYCLEVYYRHLPLYEPVETE; this is encoded by the coding sequence ATGTTCGTGTCATCTGTCGCCATATCGAAGTTGCGAAATCCCGCTCCATCACGGGAGCGTGCATCGCGATCGCCTCGATGGAGCGAGTCAACTCGACCGGCATCGCCACAGGGTGCCGAGCAGGATCAGAGTTCTGAAGAAAATCCTCGATCTTTTCACGCACTCATATCTCGGTTACGAATCTGGGGACGCGAAACGCTGACGGAGATGCCGTCGTGGTTGGTCAGCATGGTCGTTCATCTGACCTTGCTGCTTGTGTTGGCTTTGATCGGACGCTCGACGAGCAAGGTCGGACAAATCGAATTGCTGTTTCGGCAATCGTCTGAAAGCTCCAGCATGGAATTGGCCGAGTTCACCATCGCCGCTGCGGCACCGTTGGAATCGTTCGAACGTTCCATGGAAGAAGAGCGAATTGCCACCACACAGTTGGTCTCGATCGACGTGATCGACGCGGAAGCCGAGATGTTCTCGCTGGTGCCAAAGTTGGATGCCAGTCTTTTTGATCCGGTGGTTGCTTCGACGGGCCAATTGGACAAGTCGAACAAGATGTTCCAGGGGCGATCCGGGACGATGAAGGAACGTCTGCTGAGGATTTACGGAGGCGACGAGACGACCGAAGACGCTGTTGCAGCGGGCTTGGTGTGGTTGAAGCGTCAGCAACTTCGCAACGGCAGTTGGAGTTTGCACGGGCCGTATGCCAACGGTGCTCGCGGCGAGAACCAAATCAGTGCGACAGCGATGGCCATGCTCGCCTTCATGGGCGCTGGAAGCACACACCGTGGTGGTCAGTACCAGAGAGAGTTGTTGCGAGCGGCACGATGGTTGGTGGCCAATCAAGACGACCAAGGCTTTCTGGCGGGATCGACGATGGGCCACGAACGAATGTACTCGCAAGCCCAAGCAACGATTGTGCTTTGCGAACTGTACGCGATGACCGGCGATTCGTGGATTCGTCCCTACTCGCAATCGGCATGTGATTTCGCCGTCGCGTCGCAGTCTCGACAAGGCGGTTGGCGCTATCAACCTCGACGAGACAGTGATACATCGGTCACCGGATGGTTCGTCATGGGCCTGAAGAGCGGCGATGCTGGCGGATTGGAGGTCGATCCCTCTATCTGGCCCAAGATTGAACGCTACTTCGATTCAGTCAGCCAGGGCTACTCAGGAGGCTATTCCTACATGCCAAACGTCGCCGCCAGTCCCTCGATGACTGCGGAAGGCGTCTTGTGCCATCAGTACCTCGGTCGGCATCGCAACATGCCGGGAATGGTGCAAAGCTTGGGATCTCTGGTAGAGAATCATCCCATCAACACCAGAGAAGCCGATGTCTACTACTGGTACTACGCGACCCAAGCGTTGCATCATTACGGTGGACCATTGTGGAAACAATGGAACGAAAAGATGAAAGCGACGCTGCCGGCACGTCAAGAGAAACAAGGTCGAGAGCGTGGGAGTTGGTCACCCACTGGCGATGCTTGGGGAAGCTACGCCGGGCGGTTGTACACAACGTGTCTGTCGATCTATTGCCTGGAGGTCTACTACCGACATCTACCGCTCTACGAACCAGTTGAAACGGAGTGA
- a CDS encoding hybrid sensor histidine kinase/response regulator, producing MMEEDRSAILIAESNDQRRAHLKQVLDRQHDLVTVDGGKSAWQQLTQGRFDAVVAGFDLREVSGVKLLAQTRAHAELRGVPFVLVADEASPIDPTTWQQVFEFGRSDILCSPINEHELLARVDSIIRRARVKNESADMLQRQKSRLQMALLASRMVAVEWDISADTVLYSENAIEIFGIKSLSDHATGPTARKLVHPDDIDTVEKTIRNTLQGSREFQTQFRIIRPDNGEIVWIEERGYVATDASGKPTKLIAVAVDITARRNAEQAIQEREHYLQAIFDTTPECIKVVKSDGTLTQMNAAGLKMIEANPTANVAGNSVYELIAPEFLDCFREFNERVCSGHSGVLEFDIIGLRGSRRHMETHAVPLSLTSGETVQLAVTRDITERKRSEATLRENERRFRALTQATSDIVFRMNADWSEMGMLEGRAFIDSTTEPSRSWLDHYFHPDDQTEVRKVVQNSVEKQSFYELEHRVIRIDGTLGWMHSRAVPILDDAGNVVEWFGAGTDVTERKQSEEFQHRATQTLLTVIEQSPLGIYLVDGDFKIAQVSLGAGPAFQNVQPVIGRDFEEVMHTIWPPEFASEAVRIFRHTLKTGEPYVSPGLTEKRKDLGETESYEWQVNRITLADGSYGVVCYFFDTTRLQQAADALRESEVRFRMLADNMSQLAWTCCDLGECNWYNQRWYEYTGCTFEEMQGWGWRQVHHPDHVDRVVERIQRAATAGEVWEDTFPLKGRDGQYRWFLSRAVPIRDEEGTIVRWFGTNTDVNELRETQQLLHDADRRKDEFLAMLAHELRNPLAPIRSGLDLLAIADDDEHRDVVRVMQEQVTHVVRLVDDLLDVSRIMRGKVELRKERIEFQSTVRKAIDAVRDVIESHGHSLTITLPEKTVWLEADPVRIVQVLENLLSNATKYMDGSGAIELSASVKNESLFIQIKDEGIGIDQEFLPNIFELFAQSDRSLDRSKGGLGIGLTLVKQLLEMHGGNIHAESDGLGKGSSFHIELPIASPPEPNQNVPLELQSDGQTRRIAVIDDNRGAVLLLSKLFEKLGAHEVHTANDGEAALKLIREVHPEIVLLDIGLPSLSGYEVAAAIRQDPQFDDILMVALTGYGQDQDRLKSEAAGFDEHLVKPPSIDQMRFVLAHPKLKPSGKGNGGQS from the coding sequence ATGATGGAGGAAGATCGATCCGCAATTTTGATTGCCGAAAGCAATGACCAACGACGAGCACACCTGAAACAGGTCCTCGATCGCCAACACGATTTGGTCACGGTGGATGGCGGCAAATCGGCATGGCAACAACTGACCCAAGGACGCTTTGACGCCGTCGTTGCTGGCTTTGATCTTCGCGAAGTTTCCGGCGTCAAACTACTCGCTCAAACTCGTGCCCACGCCGAACTTCGCGGCGTACCTTTCGTGTTGGTCGCGGATGAAGCCAGCCCGATCGATCCGACAACTTGGCAGCAAGTCTTTGAGTTTGGTCGCAGCGACATTCTGTGCTCTCCGATCAACGAACACGAACTGCTAGCTCGAGTTGACTCGATCATTCGACGAGCGAGGGTGAAAAACGAATCGGCTGACATGCTGCAACGTCAGAAGTCTCGGTTGCAAATGGCACTGCTGGCTTCACGAATGGTTGCCGTCGAATGGGACATCTCGGCCGACACGGTTCTTTATTCCGAAAATGCGATTGAGATCTTTGGAATCAAGTCGTTGTCCGATCACGCGACTGGTCCAACCGCTCGGAAACTCGTTCATCCAGACGATATCGATACGGTCGAGAAGACCATCCGAAACACGCTGCAAGGTTCTCGCGAATTTCAGACTCAGTTTCGGATCATTCGGCCCGACAATGGCGAGATCGTTTGGATCGAGGAACGCGGGTATGTCGCAACTGACGCCTCAGGAAAACCTACCAAACTGATCGCCGTCGCGGTGGATATCACCGCAAGACGCAATGCCGAACAAGCGATCCAGGAACGAGAGCACTACCTGCAAGCGATTTTTGACACGACACCAGAATGTATCAAGGTTGTGAAGTCCGACGGCACGCTCACACAGATGAACGCGGCGGGCCTGAAAATGATCGAAGCGAACCCGACCGCCAATGTTGCGGGTAACTCAGTCTACGAGTTGATCGCCCCCGAATTCCTTGATTGCTTTCGTGAGTTCAATGAGCGAGTTTGCAGTGGCCACAGTGGCGTCTTGGAATTCGACATCATCGGTTTGCGAGGCAGTCGCCGACACATGGAAACCCATGCGGTGCCGCTTTCACTGACAAGTGGCGAAACCGTCCAGTTGGCGGTCACACGCGATATCACCGAACGCAAGCGATCCGAAGCCACCCTTCGCGAGAACGAACGACGATTTCGAGCACTCACTCAGGCGACATCCGACATCGTGTTTCGGATGAATGCGGATTGGAGCGAAATGGGCATGTTGGAAGGGCGTGCCTTTATCGATAGCACAACCGAACCGAGTCGTTCCTGGTTGGATCACTACTTTCACCCCGACGATCAAACCGAAGTTCGAAAGGTTGTCCAAAATTCTGTTGAAAAGCAATCGTTCTACGAACTGGAACACCGCGTCATTCGGATCGATGGAACACTCGGGTGGATGCACAGTCGAGCGGTCCCGATTCTGGATGACGCCGGCAATGTCGTTGAATGGTTTGGTGCCGGCACTGATGTGACCGAAAGAAAGCAGAGCGAAGAGTTTCAGCATCGCGCCACGCAAACGCTCCTTACCGTGATCGAGCAATCCCCTCTGGGAATTTACTTGGTCGACGGCGACTTCAAGATCGCACAAGTCAGTTTGGGAGCGGGCCCCGCATTCCAGAACGTCCAACCGGTCATCGGGCGAGACTTTGAAGAAGTCATGCACACGATCTGGCCGCCTGAATTTGCCAGTGAAGCCGTTCGGATCTTCCGGCACACACTGAAAACCGGCGAACCGTATGTTTCACCGGGACTGACGGAAAAACGCAAGGACTTGGGCGAAACAGAATCCTACGAGTGGCAAGTCAATCGCATCACTTTGGCCGACGGCAGCTACGGTGTGGTCTGCTATTTCTTTGACACCACACGTCTGCAACAAGCCGCGGACGCTCTGCGTGAGAGCGAGGTTCGATTCCGAATGCTCGCCGACAACATGTCACAACTGGCTTGGACCTGCTGCGACCTGGGCGAGTGCAATTGGTACAACCAACGCTGGTACGAATACACCGGTTGCACTTTTGAGGAAATGCAAGGTTGGGGTTGGCGACAGGTTCACCATCCCGATCACGTCGATCGAGTGGTCGAACGGATCCAGCGTGCCGCTACCGCCGGCGAGGTTTGGGAAGACACCTTCCCGCTCAAAGGTCGAGACGGTCAGTACCGTTGGTTCCTCTCACGTGCTGTCCCCATTCGTGACGAAGAAGGCACGATCGTGCGGTGGTTCGGAACCAACACCGACGTCAACGAATTGCGTGAGACGCAGCAATTGCTCCACGACGCCGATCGTCGCAAGGACGAATTCCTGGCCATGCTCGCGCACGAGCTACGCAATCCCTTGGCTCCGATCCGAAGTGGATTGGATCTTCTCGCAATCGCGGATGATGACGAACACCGCGATGTCGTTCGAGTGATGCAGGAACAGGTGACCCACGTCGTGCGGTTGGTCGATGACCTCCTCGATGTTTCGCGAATCATGCGAGGCAAAGTTGAACTTCGCAAGGAACGGATTGAGTTTCAATCGACGGTTCGAAAAGCCATCGATGCGGTCCGCGATGTGATTGAATCTCACGGGCATTCGCTCACGATCACTCTGCCGGAAAAGACGGTTTGGTTGGAAGCGGATCCGGTTCGTATCGTTCAGGTACTCGAAAACCTTCTCAGCAATGCGACGAAGTACATGGACGGAAGCGGAGCGATTGAACTGTCTGCATCCGTGAAGAATGAGTCTTTGTTCATTCAGATCAAAGACGAAGGGATCGGCATCGACCAGGAATTCCTCCCGAACATCTTTGAGCTGTTCGCCCAATCCGATCGCTCCCTCGACCGTTCCAAGGGTGGCCTGGGAATTGGGCTGACGCTTGTCAAACAACTCCTTGAGATGCACGGCGGGAATATCCATGCCGAAAGCGACGGTCTCGGCAAAGGCAGCAGCTTCCACATCGAACTGCCGATTGCCTCGCCTCCCGAACCCAATCAAAATGTTCCGCTGGAACTGCAAAGTGACGGTCAAACACGCCGAATCGCGGTGATCGATGACAATCGGGGTGCAGTCCTACTGCTCTCAAAACTGTTTGAAAAACTCGGTGCTCACGAAGTGCACACTGCTAACGATGGCGAAGCAGCACTGAAACTGATTCGTGAAGTGCATCCCGAGATCGTCCTGTTGGACATCGGGTTGCCTAGTTTGAGTGGCTATGAAGTCGCCGCTGCGATCCGGCAAGATCCTCAGTTCGATGACATTTTGATGGTGGCGCTGACTGGGTATGGACAGGATCAAGATCGATTGAAGAGCGAGGCCGCCGGCTTTGACGAGCATCTGGTCAAGCCTCCTTCGATTGATCAAATGCGGTTTGTGCTAGCACACCCAAAGCTCAAACCATCCGGCAAAGGCAACGGCGGCCAATCCTAA
- a CDS encoding EcsC family protein — MSTISLQLESTLSDNLITGSLPEETLEELRQAKKVLEHHGIADRLTEMIGTPVTASLKMLPDSVESAIHQAIEKSLHVALDVALRTLGDDKDSATGAARGKPKLLTHKLLAGLSGAAGGALGGATVAAELPVSTVLILRSVADIARSEGEDLSELESRLACLEVFALDPGQSSDIDDETEIGYFAVRAAMAKQIKDASQYIVQHGIRDSAAPALVRLVTQIGKRFGVVVSEKVAAQAIPIIGAVGGALINSYFIDHYQDIARAHFTIRRLEREHGQPLVREAYGQIKLRKRPRRVTDRNT, encoded by the coding sequence GTGTCCACCATCTCCCTCCAACTGGAATCAACCTTGAGCGACAACTTGATCACTGGAAGCCTTCCTGAGGAAACGTTGGAAGAGCTTCGTCAAGCTAAGAAGGTTTTGGAACACCATGGCATCGCAGATCGTCTGACCGAGATGATTGGGACGCCGGTGACAGCGTCGTTGAAGATGTTGCCGGACAGTGTCGAGTCGGCGATCCATCAAGCAATTGAAAAGTCGTTGCATGTCGCTCTGGATGTTGCATTGCGGACGCTAGGTGACGACAAAGATTCCGCAACTGGAGCCGCACGCGGGAAGCCGAAGTTGCTGACGCACAAGTTGTTGGCGGGGCTCAGCGGTGCCGCCGGCGGTGCTTTGGGCGGAGCGACCGTTGCTGCCGAATTGCCGGTTTCAACGGTGTTGATCCTGCGTAGCGTTGCCGACATCGCTCGTAGCGAAGGCGAGGACTTGTCCGAACTCGAGTCACGTTTGGCGTGTTTGGAAGTGTTCGCACTGGATCCCGGTCAGTCGTCGGATATCGATGACGAAACCGAAATCGGTTACTTCGCAGTGCGAGCGGCGATGGCCAAGCAGATCAAGGATGCGTCCCAGTACATCGTCCAGCACGGAATCAGGGATTCTGCGGCACCGGCTTTGGTTCGTCTGGTGACGCAGATTGGGAAGCGTTTTGGCGTGGTGGTCAGTGAAAAAGTCGCGGCACAAGCGATTCCAATCATTGGTGCGGTTGGCGGGGCTTTGATCAACAGTTACTTCATTGATCATTACCAAGACATTGCCCGAGCTCACTTCACGATTCGGCGTCTTGAACGGGAGCACGGCCAACCGCTCGTTCGTGAAGCTTACGGGCAGATCAAACTTCGAAAACGCCCTCGCCGAGTGACCGATCGGAACACTTGA
- a CDS encoding outer membrane protein assembly factor BamB family protein, with the protein MTRFLVAFVCLFATLNQSRAGDWPEFLGPAGTAHSNEVVPTNWNESTNLAWKVDLPGSGSSSPIIVGNRIIMTCYVAEGATPKRQVLCFDKSTGKPLWSADFPIDYREDGYQGYITEHGYASNTPVTDGENVFVFLGKGGVHCLDFNGRKIWSVDVGKESSNRRWGSAASLVMFENMVIVNAAEESSAIMALDKNTGEELWRQEAGMLELTYGTPRVATTAGGDAELVISVPSEIWSLNPRTGKLNWFAESPMTGNVSPSVIVDGDTVYSFGGYRASGSIAVRVGGDDDVTDSHVLWTNRSSSYVATPLLHEDRFYWIDDRGIAYCTSAKDGEVIYRERVNNLESGRPVYASPVLIGDHIYVVTRRSGTVVYRPGDSFTPIAQNKFESDDSDFNASPAVSDGKLYLRSDQSLYCLSQDD; encoded by the coding sequence GTGACCCGATTCCTAGTCGCATTCGTTTGCTTGTTCGCAACATTGAATCAATCCCGCGCCGGAGATTGGCCCGAATTCCTCGGCCCCGCCGGAACCGCACACTCCAACGAAGTCGTTCCGACCAACTGGAACGAATCAACCAATTTGGCCTGGAAGGTGGATCTGCCAGGAAGTGGATCTTCCAGCCCGATCATTGTCGGCAACCGAATCATCATGACGTGCTATGTCGCCGAGGGTGCCACACCCAAGCGACAAGTGCTGTGCTTCGACAAGAGCACGGGCAAGCCACTCTGGTCTGCTGACTTTCCAATCGACTACCGCGAAGACGGTTACCAGGGTTACATCACCGAACATGGTTACGCCAGCAACACTCCGGTGACCGACGGAGAGAACGTTTTTGTCTTTCTCGGCAAAGGCGGTGTTCATTGTCTCGATTTCAACGGCCGAAAAATTTGGAGCGTCGACGTTGGGAAAGAATCCAGCAACCGTCGTTGGGGCTCCGCAGCCAGCTTGGTCATGTTTGAGAACATGGTCATCGTGAACGCTGCGGAAGAATCCAGCGCCATCATGGCGTTGGACAAAAACACCGGAGAGGAACTTTGGCGTCAGGAAGCCGGCATGCTGGAGTTGACCTACGGAACACCTCGCGTGGCAACAACCGCCGGTGGCGATGCCGAATTGGTGATCAGCGTGCCCTCTGAAATCTGGTCGCTCAACCCCAGGACCGGCAAACTGAATTGGTTCGCCGAATCGCCAATGACCGGCAATGTGTCGCCCTCGGTCATCGTTGACGGCGACACCGTTTACAGCTTCGGTGGATACCGCGCGTCCGGTAGCATCGCGGTTCGAGTTGGCGGTGATGATGACGTGACCGACTCTCACGTGCTCTGGACCAACCGATCGAGTTCCTACGTTGCGACACCGTTATTGCACGAGGACCGGTTTTACTGGATCGACGACCGGGGAATCGCCTACTGCACGTCAGCCAAAGACGGCGAAGTCATCTATCGTGAACGGGTGAACAATCTCGAGAGCGGGCGGCCTGTCTACGCCTCACCAGTCCTCATCGGTGACCACATCTATGTGGTTACTCGTCGAAGTGGAACCGTGGTCTATCGACCGGGCGACTCGTTCACGCCGATCGCACAGAACAAGTTCGAATCTGATGACTCGGACTTCAACGCGTCTCCCGCCGTTTCAGATGGCAAACTCTATTTACGGAGCGATCAATCACTCTATTGCCTTTCCCAAGACGACTAG